A genomic window from Pyricularia oryzae 70-15 chromosome 7, whole genome shotgun sequence includes:
- a CDS encoding FAD binding domain-containing protein, whose product MGKDAQDKKPDLYGNSADFGPPGVGNHEIADSSSIPICGLVGIMGFSHARNIPSILKPVVPTTHSLVELRISEIQKRRLQERLMTSLLPSWDMAERQTSIVFSSWESTYTIGDFPWTGSSAFTLLSPTESEEEQRGSKSDMHLKSYEGHGGVLVHMAIFISPFTILAICLLWAVSNAAYVAVADIKPAVAIVAETEAAGAPLQSSEIRQLTDEVVDRIASDELTAGHHATAACKIFPGDPGWPVESVWNVFNALLGNALIPTKPLGAPYPTANYWPIFQGRTCKAKNDASGSECTIGGYPAYAVNITSVAQMQLAINFARTTNMRLVIKNTGHCYLGKSLGAGALSLWMHNMRDIDFLPDYKGPGYSGPALKLAAGVTVREAYEAAEKYNVTILGAISWSVGYAGGMITGGGQNPLAGIYGMAADHVVAFQLVTADGRLRTVSEDESPTPGSARSRGSGIPVVCFMPSPPWEVRGGWSRMG is encoded by the exons ATGGGCAAGGATGCACAAGATAAGAAGCCAGACCTTTATGGCAACTCGGCAGATTTTGGCCCTCCCGGGGTCGGTAATCATGAGATTGCGGACTCGTCGTCGATTCCGATATGCGGGCTCGTTGGTATAATGGGATTTTCG CACGCCAGAAACATCCCCTCGATTCTCAAGCCAGTAGTGCCTACTACCCATAGCCTGGTTGAACTGCGTATCTCT GAAATACAAAAGCGAAGACTGCAAGAAAGACTGAT GACGTCGCTGCTACCCTCCTGGGACATGGCTGAGCGGCAAACGAGCATTGTATTCTCGAGCTGGGAAAGCACCTACACTATCGGCGATTTCCCATGGACTGGCAGTTCTGCATTTACCCTCCTGTCACCTACGGAATCGGAGGAAGAGCAGCGGGGCTCCAAATCTGACATGCATTTGAAG TCTTACGAAGGCCACGGGGGTGTTCTTGTTCA TATGGCGATCTTCATATCTCCTTTTACAATTTTGGCCATCTGCCTCCTTTGGGCAGTCTCCAATGCTGCTTATGTTGCCGTTGCAGACATCAAACCTGCCGTTGCTATTGTTGCTGAGACGGAGGCAGCCGGCGCACCGCTTCAAAGTTCAGAGATTCGACAATTGACGGACGAGGTGGTTGACCGTATTGCCAGTGATGAGCTCACAGCTGGTCATCATGCAACTGCCGCGTGCAAGATCTTCCCCGGCGACCCTGGCTGGCCAGTCGAGAGCGTCTGGAATGTCTTCAACGCTCTTCTCGGGAACGCCCTGATCCCTACAAAACCTCTGGGTGCTCCTT ACCCTACCGCCAACTACTGGCCCATATTCCAAGGCCGTACATGCAAGGCAAAGAACGACGCCTCGGGCTCTGAATGCACCATCGGGGGCTATCCAGCATATGCGGTCAACATCACGAGCGTCGCACAGATGCAGCTCGCCATAAACTTTGCCCGCACGACTAACATGCGCCTGGTGATCAAGAATACCGGCCACTGCTACCTCGGAAAGTCTTTGGGTGCTGGTGCGCTGAGCTTGTGGATGCACAACATGAGGGATATCGACTTTTTGCCCGACTACAAGGGCCCCGGATACTCTGGCCCAGCCCTGAAGTTGGCTGCTGGCGTGACCGTGAGGGAGGCGTATGAGGCAGCCGAGAAGTACAATGTTACCATCCTGGGTGCGATATCTTGG AGTGTCGGCTACGCCGGTGGCATGATTACTGGCGGAGGCCAAAACCCCCTCGCCGGCATATACGGAATGGCTGCAGATCACGTCGTGGCCTTCCAACTGGTAACTGCTGATGGCAGACTGCGGACCGTCTCCGAAGACGAGAGCCCTACTCCAGGCTCAGCCAGATCAAGAGGAAGTGGTATCCCAGTGGTGTGTTTTATGCCGTCACCGCCGTGGGAAGTGAGGGGTGGGTGGTCGAGGATGGGGTGA